CTTACTCTCGTCAAAACCGTCATCAATGACGATGGAGGTACAAAGACAGTTTCCGATTTTCCTCTCTTTGTAGGAACGACATCGGTAGCAAGTGGCGTCGCAACGACCCTTACTCCGGATACCTATACGGCGAGCGAAACAAGTGATCCTGGTTATACGGCCAGCGTATGGGGTGGAGATTGCGCTGCCGATGGAAGTATCACACTTGCAGATGGCGATGCTAAAACTTGTACTATTACCAATGACGACATCGCTTCTATTCCTACGTTACCAGATGCTGGAATTGGTCCCGATAATAACATCCCTTGGAACACCATTATCTCTGTTGTCATAATTGCGTCTTTGTCCTTGCTCTACGCAACTCGAAGGAAGCAAACAAATTAGTTTCGCGTGCTGAAGGATTGGTGAGGAAAGCCATCCGCCTAAGGCGGATGGCTTTCCGGGTTATAAGTGTATGAAAACTTTTTTGAGAAAACAATTGTTTTTAATCATAGTTGCGGGATTTGTATTCGGCCTGTTTGGTTTTTTGTATTCTGCCGGTAGCTTCAATCAAAAATCGGTTTCGTTGAATTCGATCCAGAGCGATACGGAGCTACTCGCTGTAAATACGACTACTCCGGATCAGCAGGAACAAACGAATAGCCAACCTCCGGTACGTTTGAAGATTCCAAGTATCAATGTCGATGCCGCAATCGAGCATGTAGGCATCACACCCGAGGGAGCAATGGATGTACCTAAGGCGCGTGACAATGTTGCATGGTTTTCTCTAGGGACCAGTCCCGGAGAGAATGGTAGTGCTGTTATTGCAGGTCACCGCGGTTATAAAGTTGGGGGGGCAGCCTTTGATGATTTAAATAAATTACGCAAAGGGGATAAGTTGCATGTCGAAAATACATTAGGAGAATCTGTTTCTTTTGTAGTTCGGGAGAGTCGCGTCTATGATGCAGGGGCCTACGCTCCCGAGGTTTTTACGTCCGATAATGGTATACATCTTAATCTTGTTACCTGTGTCGGCGTTTGGGATGAATCCAGAAAAATTTACACCGAACGATTGGTAATATTTACTGATAGGATAGAGTAATTTCTCGCTAAAGATTACTCTCCAGATTTTCACCGCCAGCCGAACCCGCTCAAAATTAACGTAGTTAATTTTGAGCGAGGCTCGCTCATCTTTGATGAGCGGCCCGCTCCAGACTA
Above is a genomic segment from Candidatus Spechtbacterales bacterium containing:
- a CDS encoding class F sortase — translated: MKTFLRKQLFLIIVAGFVFGLFGFLYSAGSFNQKSVSLNSIQSDTELLAVNTTTPDQQEQTNSQPPVRLKIPSINVDAAIEHVGITPEGAMDVPKARDNVAWFSLGTSPGENGSAVIAGHRGYKVGGAAFDDLNKLRKGDKLHVENTLGESVSFVVRESRVYDAGAYAPEVFTSDNGIHLNLVTCVGVWDESRKIYTERLVIFTDRIE